The DNA segment ATTTAATAGAGGGTGTCTTCTTTCTTTTGTTCTTTTTTTGGTGGGTGGTTTTTGGTATTGTTTTGGAGAGGCGGGAAGGTAGGTGATTTCTACAACCCCATCCTTTTTCGGTAATAACTCCTGTATACCATCCCTATAGCATTCTTTTTCCGAGACTTTGGTTTGCTTGGGGTGGCGGTTCGTTTGTGTTGTTCTTTTTTAGCGACTTTGCAACGGCCGGGAGATTTGGAGTTTAGTTTGGTTTAGGTAAGAAGCAAGGGGGTTTATGATGGATAGCTGTGTAGATGATGTTTTGTTAGGATTTCGGCGCTGCTTGGGGAGAGTACCACTGAGAGAAGTGGAAGCTTTCTGTGTAACTCTTGAGGAATCGGATTCTTCCGGGGTTTTTGTGGAGAAGACCCCCCTCGGAAGGGAGTCTTTACTCTATCTGGTTGCTGAGATTTTGGAAGTTGATCCAGAGGTGCTACTTGTGGAGATGCGTAACTGGGTTGCGGATGTTCGTGCTATCCAGCATCTTAAGATGGAGGAAGCGGAGAGACGTCACCAGCCTTGTATTTAGTTTGTATTTAGGTTGGTTTTTCCTTTTAGGGGGTCTAGAATCGCGCTGGGTTCTAGATTCCCTTCTTTTTTATAATTGCAAAGAAGGTATTGTGATGGTAGTATCAAAGATAGAAATGAGTTTAGAAAAAGAAAAAAAGCAAGAAATAATTGAAGAATTTAGTAACCACGAGGAAGATACGGGATCTGCCGAGGTGCAGATAGCTCTTCTTACTGAAAAGATTAGTAAGCTTTCTTCGCATCTTAAAGAGCACAAGAAGGATGAGCACTCGCGGAGAGGCTTGTTAGGAATGGTTGAAAGAAGAAGGAAACTGCTTCGTCATCTTGAAAAAGAAGACGAAAAGCGGTATAATGCTCTTGTTCAGAAGTTGAAATTAAGAAAGTAGGAATTAAGAGGTTCAATGGCATCAGTGGCGTCGGTAGGAATTTTCTACTGAGACTATTGGTTCTATTGACCTCTTTAGTTCCTCAATAAGTTTTATGTCCGAGATTGTGAAAAAAGAAATAGAATTAGCTGGAAGGACTTTGAGTCTGGAACACGGGCGTGTTGCGGAACGTGCAAATGGTGCTGTTATTGCCCAGTATGGTGATACCATGGTTTTGGTAGCAGCAACCATAGACGAACCGCGTGAAGGAATAAGTTACTTTCCTTTAAGGGTTGATTTTGTAGAGAGGCTTTATGCGGGGGGGATAATTAAGGGTTCCCGCTGGGTAAAGCGTGAGGGCCGTCCTTCTGATGAGGCTACTGTTACTGCACGGATGATTGACCGGTGTATTCGCCCCTTTTTCCCTGAAGGTATGCGTCATGATGTTCAGCTTCTTATTTTACCCCTTTCTGTTGATCAAGAAAACGATGCGGGACTTCTTGCTTCTGTCGGTGCTTCTGCGGCCCTTGCTATTTCCGATATTCCCTGGGAGGGTCCTATTGCTACTACCCGCGTTGGTTATTTAGAAAATGAAGATGAGTTCCTTTTGAATCCAACTAATGGCCAGCTTGATCAGAGTGTTATGGATCTTATTGTTTCGGCAACCGAAGAACGTGTAGTTATGTTGGAAGCAGATGCGGAGGAAGTTAGTGAAAAAAAGATTAAAGAGGGTATTGATTTTGCGCGATCTGGTCAAGATAAGATTATTGATCTTATTCACGAGATAAAGTCCGAAGTGGGTAAGGAGAAGTTAAGTTTGGAGGATTTGGGATTGGAGGAAGAGGAAGAAAGTGTGAAGCAGGCAAAGGAGGAAGTGTCCGATTACATTCGTGAGAATTTTATTGAGGAGATTTTGGAAGACGCTTTGGTTGATTCCGATGAATTGGAAAGGTACCGGAAGATTTTGTATGAGGAGTTCGAGGGCAGGCTCACAAAAAGCGATATGAGTAATCTGCTTAGTAAAGTTCTTAAAGAAGCGGTACGAGAAGATATTTTGAAAAATGAACGCCGTTTGGACGGTCGGGGGATTAAGGAAGTACGCCCCTTAGAAATGGAAATTGGGATGCTGCCCCGTACCCACGGTTCTGCGCTCTTTAAGCGCGGTTCCACGCAAGCATTAACTGTGGCTACTTTGGGTTCCCCTTCTTTGGAACAAATTTTTGAGAGTATGACTGGCGAATGGACTAAGCGTTATATTCACCATTATTCTTTCCCACCTTTCTCTGTGGGGGAAACAGCACCTCTCCATGGTCCGGGTAGGCGGGAGATTGGCCACGGCTTGTTGGCAGAGCGTGCGCTGAGACCAGTTTTACCACCGCAGGAAGAATTTCCTTATACAATGAGACTAGTTTCGGAAATCCTTTCGTCTAACGGTTCTAGCTCAATGGCGGCTACTTGTGGTTCAACTTTAGCTCTTATGGATGCGGGTGTTCCTATCAAGACTCCTGTGGCCGGGATTGCCATGGGTTTGGTCGAAGGCCCCAAAGGCTCTTATAAGGTTGTTACGGATATGGCCGGTACGGAAGATTTCTTTGGCGATATGGATTTTAAGGTTACCGGAACACGAGACGGGGTTACTGCTATTCAGTTGGATGTAAAAAATGCAGGTTTAACCGATGAGATTATTGAGGACGCTCTACAAGGGGCACGTGCTGCGCGGTTGGAGATTCTAGAGGATATGGCCAATGTTATCGGTGAACCAAGAAAGAGTTTGTCAGAATATGCACCCCAAATAACTAGTGTTCAGATTGATCCGAAGAAAATTGGTAAAGTTATTGGTCCGGGGGGTAAGACTATTCGAAAAATTATTGAGGAAACCGGTGCACAGATTGATGTGGACGACGACGGTACAGTATCGATTACCGCAGACGGTTTGGAAAGTATGGAAAGCGCAAAGGAAATGATTGAGAATTTGGTTGAAGAGGTAGAAGTTGGGAAGATTTATGAAGGCAAAGTTACTCGTGTGGTTGACTTTGGTGCTTTCGTGGAGATTCTTCCTGGTCAGGAAGGTTTGGTGCATGTTTCGGAAATGGCTCACCGATTTGTAAAAGATCCTCACAATGTGTTGTCCGAAGGTGATGAGGTTGAGGTTAAGGTGACAGAGATAGATGATCGGGGTAGAATTAACCTTTCAATTAAAGCTCTAAAAGATAGACCTCACCGTGAGCGTAAGTAAAAGACTGCATAACTAATCTCCTTGAACATCTCTGAGGGTTCCCATAAACTAGTGACTAGATGTTAGCTTCTAAAAACTCTTCAAGTAGTAGTGGGATTGATTGGCAAGAATATTGTTTACTGGGCGGTAATTAATAACTCAATCTATGTCCAAAGATAATAAAGATTTACACCAGGAAATTCTTTTTCCCGAAATAGAGGAGCTGGCACATTTGGTAGAGGAAACTACACTCCCTCCTAAATTAGAGGATAAGTTGCAACGGATGGTGGAAAGTTTGCGGCGAATGGCAAGGTTTAGAACTTATACCTCGGAGTATGAATCTATATCTCGGTACATTGAGCTGGCTACAAAAATACCATGGGATGTTCGTACTGAAGATAATTTAGATATAAAGAGAGCAAGAAAAATTTTAAATGCAAACCATTATGGTATGGAGAAAGTAAAAGAAAGAGTTTTGGAATACATAGCAGTTTTAAATTTGACTCAGGAGAAGAGAGGTCGAAAAATGGAACGAGCTACTGGTCCCTTAGCTTCTACCAAAGCATCTGTGTTGTGTTTCGTTGGCCTTCCTGGAATTGGTAAAACGTCAGTTGCTTATTCTATTGCAGAAGCTTTGGATCGGAAATTTGTCCGGGTTGCTATGGGTGGTGTGGCAAGTTCGGTGCATCTTAGAGGACGCTCCCGTGCCTACCCACAGTCAGAGGCTGGGCAGGTTGTAAAGGGACTAGTTCGTTGTGGGAGCAAAAATCCAGTTATACTTATGGATGAGATAGATCGTATTTCGGAAGAAGCGCGGACAGAAGTAATGGGTGTCCTTTTAGAACTCTTGGATCCAGAGCAAAATGCGGCGTTTCAAGACCATTACTTGGATTATCCCTTGGACTTATCTGAGGTTCTCTTTATTTGTACTGCAAACCACAAGAGAGGTATTGCTAATGCGGTATTGGACCGGTTAGAGGTTATTGAAATGCCTGCTTATACTGATGAAGAGAAGAAGGTTATTGGTCGCGATTACCTTTTACCTCGGGTTCTTGATGAGTGTGGTTTAGATTCAAGTCAAGTTGAAATTGAGGAAGAGCTTTGGTCAAGTATAATTCGCCCGCTTGGCTATGACGCTGGGATTAGGACCTTGGAGAGAACTATTCAGGGTATTTGTCGCAAAGCTGCTAAAGAGATTGTGGAAGAAGGTGTAAGTAAGGTAAAGATAACTGAGGATAATATTGATCAGTATTTACCTAAGTGATAAAAATCTTGTGTTTTTCATATGTCTAGAATTTTGAGACAAGTTAGAAAACAAATACAAAGATGTGACAAGTGTCGTTTGGCTCGGACAAGAACTAATACCGTTCCTGGAGAAGGGCCCAAGGATGCAGAAGTAGCCTTTGTTGGGGAGGCTCCAGGTTATAATGAGGATAGGGAGGGACGACCATTTGTAGGAAAGGCAGGGAAGCTTTTGGATAAGTTGCTGCGTTCTGTTCAAATTAGTCGGAAGGATGTTTGGATTGGTAATGTGATTAAATGCCGACCACCAAATAATCGTAGTCCTCACGTTGATGAGTTGCGGGCTTGCGAGCCTTATCTTGACTTGCAGTTAAGGGAGATTAGTCCCAAAGTTGTCTGTACCTTAGGAAGGTATGCAACAGAGCATTTCCTGGGAGATATAAAAATTTCTGAGGTACATGGTACTCCTTTCAATGCAGGGAGATTTGTAGTCTTTCCCCTTTTTCACCCGGCAGCAGCTTTGCGGAGTAAAAATGTTAAACGTGAGCTCCAGGAGGATTTTCGCAAAATAACTGATTTATTGAATGGAGATTTGAAAGCAGAAGAAGTGAAGAACCAGGATGAAAACCAGATAAGTCTGTTTTGAATATTTATTTGAGTATTTTAACTTAGAAACACTTGAGCACCAATTTACTATATGTTTGTATGCTTTAGTGTTTTATGTTTTGATGACCTTTATTTATGCCAAAGTTTAAGAAAATTGACAAAAAAACATTACGTTTTATACCTTTGGGGGGCTCTGGGCAGGTAACTCGAAATATGTTTGCTTATGAGTGTGGCAGGGATATTGTTATTTTGGATTGCGGTGTGGGTTTTCCTGATTTTGAAACACCGGGGGTTGATGCAGCTATTCCTGATATTTCTTATTTGGAGGAAGAGGGAAAGCTTTCTAATATTCGAGGTATTATTATTACCCACGCTCATTATGATCACTTTGGAGCTCTTCCCCATCTATTACCCAAATTAGATGCTCCTGTTTATGCATCAAAGCTAGCTTTGGAATTTGCTCGTGCTACTTTGGACGAGGCTGGAATAAAGAGTGATAAAAAACTTTTTGAGATTGATCCGGATAATGGCGCTTTTGACCTAGGTTGTTTTCATATTGAACCTTTCCGGGTATGCCACTCAGTACCCGACTCTTTGGGTTTTCTACTTTCTACTCCAATTGGGAATATTTTTCATGTTTCTGATTACAAATTTGATTGGACTCCGGTCGATGGGCGCCTTTTTGACGTGCGCAAATTAAGCAAGCTTGCAGGGCAAGAAAAACCGATGCTATTAGCTTCAGATTGCTTAGGAGCTAATACCGAAGGCTATACCCAATCCGAGAAAGTATTAACAGATTCAATAGAAAAGCTTATTAGCGAGGCAGAGCACCAAATTTTCTTTACTACTGTTTCTTCTAACATTTCTAGAATTCAACAAGCTGTTTGGGCAGCAGTGCGACACGGCCGTAAGGTCTGCTTTCTTGGTCGGTCCATGGAACAAAGCGCTTTGGTTGCCCGAAAACTTGGCTATCTGGAAGTTGAGAAAAAGAATTTGGTTCACCCTAAGCAGGCTCGCCGGTTTGATCAGTCAAAGTTGGCTTATGTTGTAGCCGGGTGTTATGGTCAGGTAGGTTCTAGTTTGGAACGCCTTGCGCGCGGTGAGCACAGTTTGGTAGAGCTTGAGGGGAAGGTAGCAGTTATTTTTTCCGGTGACCCAGAGCCTCCTGGATCCAAGGAAGCAGTGGATAAAGTGGTGGACCAGCTTATTATGAGGGGGGCGGAAGTTTCCTATTATAAAATTCAGGATAATATGCATGTTTCGGGGCACGGTTCTGCATTAGATATTCAAATGCTTATGGGGTTGGTGCAATCAAAGTATTTTGTTCCCATTGGAGGTATGCCGCGTCATATGCAGGCATATTCAAAATTAGCTCAGGAAATGGGGGTTCCCCGGGAAAATGTTTTTGAATTGCAGGCAGGCGAGTATTTAGAATTTTCTGAAAATTGGAAGAAAGGGAAGGGAGGAAAGCCACCGGAGAAGGGGGAATTCCCCTTCCGGGATATTTTAGTAGATGGTACCAGAATTGGAGATGTAGGTGATGTTGTCTTGCGGGACCGACAGCTGTTAGCTGATGATGGTATTGTTGTTCTAATTGTTCCTATTGATCCTAAGACAGGTAATATTTCAGGTTCTGTTGAAATTGCTACTCGCGGGTTTGTTTATGTACGCAAATCTCGGCAAATAATTTCTGATCTGGTGGGCATTGTGAAAAGTACAGCAGGATCCGAACCTTCAAAGAAAGAGGATTGGGGGGAACTGAAAAAGCAGCTTAGTACTAATGTCTTAAATTATATCCAGCAAAAAACAGGTCGTACACCTCTTATTCTTCCTGTAATAGTGGAAGTGTAGATTAGTAGATTAGTAGACAGTAGTAAGTAGACCTGCCTGCCGGCAGGCAGGAGCTGGTAACACGTAAATCGTAATTAGATATCCGTTTTTAGCTTTTAGCAATTAACAATAAACAATTATTTTCTACCAAGACCTTGAGGGATTACGTACGCAAAACCTTACGGACTTTCAGGTTCAAGCCCTTGCCCGGTATTCCTTGTCTCCAGTTACGAGGTTCCTGTTTCCAGCCTCTCTCATGCGCTTATGTTTTAACGGTGCTATTATTCTTCTACTAGATTGCACCCCACACCCTTTTTATGGTTAAATTAATACACGATGGGAAAGAGAGGACGTCCCCGAAAAGTTAAATTTGAGTTAGAGAGAGATGCTGCACATTCTATTGCAGCAGTAGCAATTTTGGCTTTATCTATTCTTACTCTTCTCTCCTTTTTTGGTCAGGCTGCAGGTTTTGGTTCTATGCTACAGAAGCTATTGAATCGTGTTTTTGGGTGGGGTGCTTTTTTAGTTCCTTTTATTCTTGCCCTTTCTAGCCTTATTCTTTTTCGCAAATTGAAATGGAAGATTATTCAGCCTCGGATACTTACGGGTTTGGTTCTTTTTTTGCTATCTTTTGATGGTACTGTTCATTTTTTCTTTTCTCCAGCTGTTGCTAAAGAGGAAGCTCTTATGGGCCAAGGAGGTGGAATGTTGGGGTATATTATTCAGAAATATCTTCGCACTTTTTTAGGTCCCTTTGGTGCTATTTTAATTTTGGCCTCATTTCTTTTAGTTTCTGTTTTGGTTATCTTTAATGCATCATTGGATGAAACCTTAGTATTTTTGGGTAATGTTTTAAGCGGGATAGGGAGATTTTTTGAAAACTTTGTTTTTAGAGGCACTTTGAAAGTTGTTCGGAAGCTTATTGGTCGGGAAGATGATTTGGAGGCTGAGGTTGTGGAAGGTAAAGAAGGTAGTTCTGAGTTGTCCTATGTGGGTGACGATGATGAGGAATCTGAAGGCGAGGTGGAGGAAGAGAAACAAGTTGAGAAAGTGCGGAGAGATGATTTGGTTGTTGTACAAGCTACTTATACTCCGCTTGGTGTAGAAGAGGATTCTGAGGATGTTGGGGAAGATGTAGAAAAAGCTCCATTGCGGCACGAAACTGTAGCAAATCTTCCGGAGAGTAAGAAAGAATGGGAGTATCCCCCACTAAGTATATTGGAAGATATACCTCCTTATAAGAAGGATCAGGAGGAGATGAAAGATGAGGCGCAGAAGATTGAAGATACTTTGGAGTCTTTTGGAATTAAAGCAAATGTTGCAGATGTAAAAATAGGACCTACTGTTACTCAATATGCTTTGGAAGCTGCTTCTGGTACAAAGCTTACAAAAATAACTACGCTCCATAAAGATCTTGCTATGGCTTTAGCCTCCTCTACTGGATCTGTGCGAATAGAGGCACCTATTCCAGGGAAGTCGTTAGTAGGTATTGAGGTACCCAATAAAAAGCCGGCAACGGTAGGGTTGAAGAGTGTGTTAACTTCCGAAGCAATGAAAAAATCTTCTTCTGTTTTGAGTGTGGCGCTTGGGAAGAATGTTTCCGGGCGGCCCCAAGTGGCTGATTTGGCTAGGATGCCTCACGTGTTAATTGCTGGTGCTACGGGGAGTGGTAA comes from the Patescibacteria group bacterium genome and includes:
- a CDS encoding AAA family ATPase, with product MSKDNKDLHQEILFPEIEELAHLVEETTLPPKLEDKLQRMVESLRRMARFRTYTSEYESISRYIELATKIPWDVRTEDNLDIKRARKILNANHYGMEKVKERVLEYIAVLNLTQEKRGRKMERATGPLASTKASVLCFVGLPGIGKTSVAYSIAEALDRKFVRVAMGGVASSVHLRGRSRAYPQSEAGQVVKGLVRCGSKNPVILMDEIDRISEEARTEVMGVLLELLDPEQNAAFQDHYLDYPLDLSEVLFICTANHKRGIANAVLDRLEVIEMPAYTDEEKKVIGRDYLLPRVLDECGLDSSQVEIEEELWSSIIRPLGYDAGIRTLERTIQGICRKAAKEIVEEGVSKVKITEDNIDQYLPK
- a CDS encoding uracil-DNA glycosylase codes for the protein MSRILRQVRKQIQRCDKCRLARTRTNTVPGEGPKDAEVAFVGEAPGYNEDREGRPFVGKAGKLLDKLLRSVQISRKDVWIGNVIKCRPPNNRSPHVDELRACEPYLDLQLREISPKVVCTLGRYATEHFLGDIKISEVHGTPFNAGRFVVFPLFHPAAALRSKNVKRELQEDFRKITDLLNGDLKAEEVKNQDENQISLF
- a CDS encoding ribonuclease J — encoded protein: MPKFKKIDKKTLRFIPLGGSGQVTRNMFAYECGRDIVILDCGVGFPDFETPGVDAAIPDISYLEEEGKLSNIRGIIITHAHYDHFGALPHLLPKLDAPVYASKLALEFARATLDEAGIKSDKKLFEIDPDNGAFDLGCFHIEPFRVCHSVPDSLGFLLSTPIGNIFHVSDYKFDWTPVDGRLFDVRKLSKLAGQEKPMLLASDCLGANTEGYTQSEKVLTDSIEKLISEAEHQIFFTTVSSNISRIQQAVWAAVRHGRKVCFLGRSMEQSALVARKLGYLEVEKKNLVHPKQARRFDQSKLAYVVAGCYGQVGSSLERLARGEHSLVELEGKVAVIFSGDPEPPGSKEAVDKVVDQLIMRGAEVSYYKIQDNMHVSGHGSALDIQMLMGLVQSKYFVPIGGMPRHMQAYSKLAQEMGVPRENVFELQAGEYLEFSENWKKGKGGKPPEKGEFPFRDILVDGTRIGDVGDVVLRDRQLLADDGIVVLIVPIDPKTGNISGSVEIATRGFVYVRKSRQIISDLVGIVKSTAGSEPSKKEDWGELKKQLSTNVLNYIQQKTGRTPLILPVIVEV
- the rpsO gene encoding 30S ribosomal protein S15 codes for the protein MSLEKEKKQEIIEEFSNHEEDTGSAEVQIALLTEKISKLSSHLKEHKKDEHSRRGLLGMVERRRKLLRHLEKEDEKRYNALVQKLKLRK
- the pnp gene encoding polyribonucleotide nucleotidyltransferase; amino-acid sequence: MKKEIELAGRTLSLEHGRVAERANGAVIAQYGDTMVLVAATIDEPREGISYFPLRVDFVERLYAGGIIKGSRWVKREGRPSDEATVTARMIDRCIRPFFPEGMRHDVQLLILPLSVDQENDAGLLASVGASAALAISDIPWEGPIATTRVGYLENEDEFLLNPTNGQLDQSVMDLIVSATEERVVMLEADAEEVSEKKIKEGIDFARSGQDKIIDLIHEIKSEVGKEKLSLEDLGLEEEEESVKQAKEEVSDYIRENFIEEILEDALVDSDELERYRKILYEEFEGRLTKSDMSNLLSKVLKEAVREDILKNERRLDGRGIKEVRPLEMEIGMLPRTHGSALFKRGSTQALTVATLGSPSLEQIFESMTGEWTKRYIHHYSFPPFSVGETAPLHGPGRREIGHGLLAERALRPVLPPQEEFPYTMRLVSEILSSNGSSSMAATCGSTLALMDAGVPIKTPVAGIAMGLVEGPKGSYKVVTDMAGTEDFFGDMDFKVTGTRDGVTAIQLDVKNAGLTDEIIEDALQGARAARLEILEDMANVIGEPRKSLSEYAPQITSVQIDPKKIGKVIGPGGKTIRKIIEETGAQIDVDDDGTVSITADGLESMESAKEMIENLVEEVEVGKIYEGKVTRVVDFGAFVEILPGQEGLVHVSEMAHRFVKDPHNVLSEGDEVEVKVTEIDDRGRINLSIKALKDRPHRERK
- a CDS encoding DNA translocase FtsK 4TM domain-containing protein, translating into MGKRGRPRKVKFELERDAAHSIAAVAILALSILTLLSFFGQAAGFGSMLQKLLNRVFGWGAFLVPFILALSSLILFRKLKWKIIQPRILTGLVLFLLSFDGTVHFFFSPAVAKEEALMGQGGGMLGYIIQKYLRTFLGPFGAILILASFLLVSVLVIFNASLDETLVFLGNVLSGIGRFFENFVFRGTLKVVRKLIGREDDLEAEVVEGKEGSSELSYVGDDDEESEGEVEEEKQVEKVRRDDLVVVQATYTPLGVEEDSEDVGEDVEKAPLRHETVANLPESKKEWEYPPLSILEDIPPYKKDQEEMKDEAQKIEDTLESFGIKANVADVKIGPTVTQYALEAASGTKLTKITTLHKDLAMALASSTGSVRIEAPIPGKSLVGIEVPNKKPATVGLKSVLTSEAMKKSSSVLSVALGKNVSGRPQVADLARMPHVLIAGATGSGKSVLIHSFICSLLFRTTPEEVRLILADPKRVELSIYREIPHLLTPVILDSDKMLPTLDWAVEEMERRYKLFQDAGAKDIDSYNEISGFQALPKIVLVVDELADLMAAAANEVEKAVVRLAQMSRATGVHLVLSTQRPSTDVLTGLIKANIPCRIALNTTSGVDSRVIIDQPGADKLLGRGDMLYLPPEASTPKRIQAPFISLIEIKALVDFLREEMEEEPEFEESLQEAQEKISQRNKLAEEENLEGLSDELFPDAVEVVCRHDRGSASLLQRKLSIGYARAARLLDALEAKGVVGPKDGSKPRELLVSDPSEVL